Part of the Terriglobia bacterium genome, CTCGCGCAGTAGATCAGGAGCGGAAGTTTCGCTGGCCTTCTGCCAGCGAAACCGCCGGATGTTGTCAGACATATTTCAGCGACTTAATCCTTGAAGCCGTCCTTGCGCTTCCATAGCCCAGTCCGATCGGGGATCCAGAGCCAGGTAGCGCTTCCATTGCGTTTCAGCCATCACGGGCTGGTTGGTACGCTCATAAAACAACGCCAGATTGAACACTGCGGCGGCAAATGCCGGATCCTGATCCAGTGCGCGGCGTAATTCTTTTCCAGATTGCTCCAACTTCATCGGATCGCCGCTTTCCAGATACGCAACCCCCAGATCATTGTGCACGGCCGCCGTGGCCCCTACCTCCCGGGCGGCAATCTCCAGATATGGGATTGCCTTTGGAAAGTCCTTCTGAAGAAGGTAGAAACGCCCCATCTGATGACTGTCGGCTCCACGACGAGTCATCTCACCGGCAAGAAGCCCGTAGGAAACGCCCGGATCCTCGGGACCGCGAGTCCGGGCCATCGGAACGTGCGGTTCATCGGCCAGACGCGACTCGAATGGCCGCTGATGAGTCAGTAACAGCTCGACGACTTCGCTTGCCGAGTTGGACTCTGCCTGGCGCTCCAGGACAAACCGGACGGAAAGCACTCCGACAATAAGGACCGCTGCAACTCCGATGAACCCCATGAACCGGGAAGGAAATATCCCCGCGCCGCGGGAAAGCCGCCCGCTGGATTTCTTCCGATCCCACTCAGCAGTAATGACTTGGAGCTTTTGAGTCTCTTCTGCGGCTACTTCTTCGTCCAACAGCCGCATGAAGAAACCCAACCTGTCCCGGCAGTCATCGCAGGAGATCAGATGGCCTTCACTTGCGGCCTTAAGTGCTGGATCTAGAACGCCTTCCAGGTATTCGGTTAAGGTCTCTTCAGCGATGCACTGGCCGTGTTCATTACCTCTCACCTATTTACCCTCCTACTAGAAGAAGACGTAATCCGCGTGCGCCAACACGCAAAAAATTTTTCAAATTTAAAAAAATTATTTGAATGTCGGGGCTAAGGAATTACGTCTTCTTAAGTAAATGGGGTTTTTCCGCCACTGGGCTGAAAACCGGAAGTCGCTGTTCAAACCTAAAAACAACTAAAGAAGGAGTCCCAGATGAAACGAATGAATCGACGTGAATTTATCGGTGTTGTCGCCGGCGCCGGCGCTATGTCCATGGCAATTCCAGCACTTGCATCCACCTCTGCAGTAGATACCGCTGGGGCAGATATAACTTCTCTATATGTTAAAGGCCTGGTCATGGTCGACCTCGGAAACCCGGAAGTGATCCGGCTCGGTTTTCCGAAGGCCCCCGGTCACAAAGCTACATTGTCTGTGGTACCGCAAGTTGGAGAAAAAAGGATTCTCGCTATTAAAGGAAAAGGCGCCATCGATGCTCCCGGCGTTGCGTCCGCCGACCCGAAGATCGTAGCGCCGGAATTGATCCGCATGAAGGAGTTCTACGGGAACGACGTCAAATCTCACATCGATCAATGCCCCGGATTGATTTCAATTCCGCGGAATGCCATTCGATCTATAACGACGTCGGAAGTGACGCCGGTCCGTTATACCTTCGTCCGCGCCGACAACGGCCAGGAAGTGACATCATTCCGACCGCGCCAGGTTGCGGATGCCCTGAGGATTGATTTATCATCGGCCGGCACGTTGAAACTGGACGAAGGCAAGGTCAATATTCCGCTCCAGACAACCCGTGAGCTGCGGGTGGAATATACCGCGGAAAGAATGGACTCTACGGACCCGTTCGCCGATCACTTCCACCACTATTTCCCGTACGTCGAGCGGCCAGCGGCGCTTGATTTCGACGTTGTCCCGAGGAAAGTCGGTGCGACCGGCGATCCGGCGCCGACGCCGCACGCCGGCCATCATTTCATGATGCTTGACGCCTGGATCATGTGCAGTCTGGTTGCAGTTCCCTAGTTGAACGGCCCGGGCGAAGGAGGAGACATTACGTCATTCGCGAAGCGAGGCAGGTCCGCGGGTTTCATCGCCGCTCTGATCGTGCTCTGTTTCGGTTCTCTTGGCGTTTTCTTCTTCGCCCGGGATGCCTACTCCGGCAATCAGATACACCAACTGATCGACGCGGCATACAGCGGCCAGCGGCCGGGCGGCGGACGTTTGTCCGGAACCCCCTACGCACCGCTTCTCCATCAAGCATCCGCGGCGCAGGAGCTTGGAAAAGCGCAGCTTCTTCTCCTCCAGCAGCCGCGCTTGAAAAACCATCAAACGCTTCAGGGTCTGCTCTATCTGGCCGCTGGAAACTGGCAGAAGTTCGTCGAGTCGACCAACCAAGCCGATCCTAAAACCTCCGGCAATGCCGGGGCGCTGAACAATCTCGGCGCCAGCTTCCTTGCACTGGCCGGAAACGATCCGGCGTTTCTTTTGAAAGCCCAGGACGCTTTTGAGAGCGCCCTGAAGTCCGACCCGAAAGCCGTTGAACCCCGCTTCAATCTCGTCGTCCTCTTTCGCAAGCTGCGATTCCACAATCTTGCAGAAAACGCCCTGCATGCGTATGCCGGGCGCGACGAAAAGTCGGACTGGTACCACGAGCTCGCGAATCCGGAACATATCGATGAAGGCGGTATTGTCGACCAGCTGAGAACGGCCGTGGAATCGAACAACCTGGTCGAAGCCGAACGGTTGTTCGACGACAATCCCGAACTCTGCCGCCGCGTCGCCATGCAATACGCCACTTCGGACGAGGAAGAATCATCGGCCTTACTGCATTTTATCGCTTCTCAAATGGAGCGCCGTTATGGCGACCGGACAATTTCAGCGATGCTTGCGCCGCTCTTTAGCGACTCAAAGGATCGCACTGTTGAAATAAGAAAGGATGTCAAAGCAGGCGCCGATGCATATTTAGCGGAAAATTATCCCGCGAGCCTCGAAGCTTATACTCATGCCAAACAACTGGCGCTTCAGACGGATTCGGTCTTCGACCGTCTCTGGATCGACTTGAACCTCGTGGACACTTTGATCCGGCTGGCCCGGTTTGACGAGGCAAAACAGTCGCTCGAACACCTGGTCACAATATCCAGGAAGGAACGTTTTATCTGGCTCGCCGCGCGCGGGCTGTCGATATACGGATCGACCGTCAGATTAACGCCGAGCTATGACAATATGATCAACCTCCTGACGGAAGCGAATCAGAGTTTCCTCGATCTCGACGCTCCGCATGATCGGATCCGCGTGCTGTATTATCTCGCCGCCTATCGATATGCCGCGGGAGACCAGGACGGAGCCTTGAGTCTTGCCCTTGAATGTTTATGCCTGACAAACGATGATGCTGCCTCCGCCTCAAAAATCGCCACTCTGGACTGGTTGATCGGCTCTATTCTTTACCGCCACGGCATGGCCGAAAAGGCCATTCTCTTTGCCAATGAATCCGTCGCCCGCAGCCATGAATCTGCCGGAATCGAATTTACGACGGCGTCGACGCTGTCCGATCTTTACGAATCGATGTCTCAACACGACCAGGCGGATCGATACCTCAAGGTGGCCGAAGACGCATTCAAGAAAGTTCCCGATGGATTTGACCGCGATAAAGGCGCCCTCTGGCTCGGCATCGTGAAAGCCAGAAGT contains:
- a CDS encoding tetratricopeptide repeat protein, whose amino-acid sequence is MNGPGEGGDITSFAKRGRSAGFIAALIVLCFGSLGVFFFARDAYSGNQIHQLIDAAYSGQRPGGGRLSGTPYAPLLHQASAAQELGKAQLLLLQQPRLKNHQTLQGLLYLAAGNWQKFVESTNQADPKTSGNAGALNNLGASFLALAGNDPAFLLKAQDAFESALKSDPKAVEPRFNLVVLFRKLRFHNLAENALHAYAGRDEKSDWYHELANPEHIDEGGIVDQLRTAVESNNLVEAERLFDDNPELCRRVAMQYATSDEEESSALLHFIASQMERRYGDRTISAMLAPLFSDSKDRTVEIRKDVKAGADAYLAENYPASLEAYTHAKQLALQTDSVFDRLWIDLNLVDTLIRLARFDEAKQSLEHLVTISRKERFIWLAARGLSIYGSTVRLTPSYDNMINLLTEANQSFLDLDAPHDRIRVLYYLAAYRYAAGDQDGALSLALECLCLTNDDAASASKIATLDWLIGSILYRHGMAEKAILFANESVARSHESAGIEFTTASTLSDLYESMSQHDQADRYLKVAEDAFKKVPDGFDRDKGALWLGIVKARSEIHRKQFNQAEAVLQENLRISSQLPFNASTHLSQSLMLLAQVYADTGRTSEASKKYDEAIQVVEDDDQYLKSESLRVKFDDSRRELYDSAIEFAFDQGNPDAAWVYLQKYRAKLFLEFLAEFNPDIEQTRANPDPSSTQHRIPKDSQILEYALLKDRLLIWVMTDSLFTVRSVPVKRDEVEAQVE